One part of the Arabidopsis thaliana chromosome 1 sequence genome encodes these proteins:
- the WRI4 gene encoding Integrase-type DNA-binding superfamily protein, whose translation MNSTEIGAYDEEEAAARAYDLAALKYWGRDTLLNFPLPSYDEDVKEMEGQSKEEYIGSLRRKSSGFSRGVSKYRGVARHHHNGRWEARIGRVFGNKYLYLGTYATQEEAAIAYDIAAIEYRGLNAVTNFDVSRYLNPNAAADKADSDSKPIRSPSREPESSDDNKSPKSEEVIEPSTSPEVIPTRRSFPDDIQTYFGCQDSGKLATEEDVIFDCFNSYINPGFYNEFDYGP comes from the exons ATGAATTCCACCGAAATTG GGGCTtacgacgaagaagaagcagcagcaCGTGCCTACGACTTAGCAGCATTGAAGTACTGGGGACGAGACACACTCTTGAACTTCCCT TTGCCGAGTTATGACGAAGACGTCAAAGAAATGGAAGGCCAATCCAAGGAAGAGTATATTGGATCATTGAGAAG AAAAAGTAGTGGATTTTCTCGCGGTGTATCAAAATACAGAGGCGTTGCAAG GCATCACCATAATGGGAGATGGGAAGCTAGAATTGGAAGGGTGTTTGGTAATAAATATCTATATCTTGGAACATACG CCACgcaagaagaagcagcaaTCGCCTACGACATCGCGGCAATAGAGTACCGTGGACTTAACGCCGTTACCAATTTCGACGTCAGCCGTtatctaaaccctaacgccGCCGCGGATAAAGCCGATTCCGATTCTAAGCCCATTCGAAGCCCTAGTCGCGAGCCCGAATCGTCGGATGATAACAAATCTCCGAAATCAGAGGAAGTAATCGAACCATCTACATCGCCGGAAGTGATTCCAACTCGCCGGAGCTTCCCCGACGATATCCAGACGTATTTTGGGTGTCAAGATTCCGGCAAGTTAGCGACTGAGGAAGACGTAATATTCGATTGTTTCAATTCTTATATAAATCCTGGCTTCTATAACGAGTTTGATTATGGACCTTAA
- the WRI4 gene encoding Integrase-type DNA-binding superfamily protein, protein MMNADSSSAVYLGAYDEEEAAARAYDLAALKYWGRDTLLNFPLPSYDEDVKEMEGQSKEEYIGSLRRKSSGFSRGVSKYRGVARHHHNGRWEARIGRVFGNKYLYLGTYATQEEAAIAYDIAAIEYRGLNAVTNFDVSRYLNPNAAADKADSDSKPIRSPSREPESSDDNKSPKSEEVIEPSTSPEVIPTRRSFPDDIQTYFGCQDSGKLATEEDVIFDCFNSYINPGFYNEFDYGP, encoded by the exons ATGATGAATGCTGACTCATCAAGTGCAGTTTATCTag GGGCTtacgacgaagaagaagcagcagcaCGTGCCTACGACTTAGCAGCATTGAAGTACTGGGGACGAGACACACTCTTGAACTTCCCT TTGCCGAGTTATGACGAAGACGTCAAAGAAATGGAAGGCCAATCCAAGGAAGAGTATATTGGATCATTGAGAAG AAAAAGTAGTGGATTTTCTCGCGGTGTATCAAAATACAGAGGCGTTGCAAG GCATCACCATAATGGGAGATGGGAAGCTAGAATTGGAAGGGTGTTTGGTAATAAATATCTATATCTTGGAACATACG CCACgcaagaagaagcagcaaTCGCCTACGACATCGCGGCAATAGAGTACCGTGGACTTAACGCCGTTACCAATTTCGACGTCAGCCGTtatctaaaccctaacgccGCCGCGGATAAAGCCGATTCCGATTCTAAGCCCATTCGAAGCCCTAGTCGCGAGCCCGAATCGTCGGATGATAACAAATCTCCGAAATCAGAGGAAGTAATCGAACCATCTACATCGCCGGAAGTGATTCCAACTCGCCGGAGCTTCCCCGACGATATCCAGACGTATTTTGGGTGTCAAGATTCCGGCAAGTTAGCGACTGAGGAAGACGTAATATTCGATTGTTTCAATTCTTATATAAATCCTGGCTTCTATAACGAGTTTGATTATGGACCTTAA
- the WRI4 gene encoding Integrase-type DNA-binding superfamily protein (Integrase-type DNA-binding superfamily protein; CONTAINS InterPro DOMAIN/s: DNA-binding, integrase-type (InterPro:IPR016177), Pathogenesis-related transcriptional factor/ERF, DNA-binding (InterPro:IPR001471); BEST Arabidopsis thaliana protein match is: ARIA-interacting double AP2 domain protein (TAIR:AT1G16060.1); Has 4359 Blast hits to 3628 proteins in 197 species: Archae - 0; Bacteria - 7; Metazoa - 0; Fungi - 0; Plants - 4304; Viruses - 0; Other Eukaryotes - 48 (source: NCBI BLink).): MAKVSGRSKKTIVDDEISDKTASASESASIALTSKRKRKSPPRNAPLQRSSPYRGVTRHRWTGRYEAHLWDKNSWNDTQTKKGRQVYLGAYDEEEAAARAYDLAALKYWGRDTLLNFPLPSYDEDVKEMEGQSKEEYIGSLRRKSSGFSRGVSKYRGVARHHHNGRWEARIGRVFATQEEAAIAYDIAAIEYRGLNAVTNFDVSRYLNPNAAADKADSDSKPIRSPSREPESSDDNKSPKSEEVIEPSTSPEVIPTRRSFPDDIQTYFGCQDSGKLATEEDVIFDCFNSYINPGFYNEFDYGP, translated from the exons ATGGCAAAAGTCTCTGGGAGGAGCAAGAAAACAATCGTTGACGATGAAATCAGCGATAAAACAGCGTCTGCGTCTGAGTCTGCGTCCATTGCCTTAACATCCAAACGCAAACGTAAGTCGCCGCCTCGAAACGCTCCTCTTCAACGCAGCTCCCCTTACAGAGGCGTCACAAG GCATAGATGGACTGGGAGATACGAAGCGCATTTGTGGGATAAGAACAGCTGGAACGATACACAGACCAAGAAAGGACGTCAAG TTTATCTag GGGCTtacgacgaagaagaagcagcagcaCGTGCCTACGACTTAGCAGCATTGAAGTACTGGGGACGAGACACACTCTTGAACTTCCCT TTGCCGAGTTATGACGAAGACGTCAAAGAAATGGAAGGCCAATCCAAGGAAGAGTATATTGGATCATTGAGAAG AAAAAGTAGTGGATTTTCTCGCGGTGTATCAAAATACAGAGGCGTTGCAAG GCATCACCATAATGGGAGATGGGAAGCTAGAATTGGAAGGGTGTTTG CCACgcaagaagaagcagcaaTCGCCTACGACATCGCGGCAATAGAGTACCGTGGACTTAACGCCGTTACCAATTTCGACGTCAGCCGTtatctaaaccctaacgccGCCGCGGATAAAGCCGATTCCGATTCTAAGCCCATTCGAAGCCCTAGTCGCGAGCCCGAATCGTCGGATGATAACAAATCTCCGAAATCAGAGGAAGTAATCGAACCATCTACATCGCCGGAAGTGATTCCAACTCGCCGGAGCTTCCCCGACGATATCCAGACGTATTTTGGGTGTCAAGATTCCGGCAAGTTAGCGACTGAGGAAGACGTAATATTCGATTGTTTCAATTCTTATATAAATCCTGGCTTCTATAACGAGTTTGATTATGGACCTTAA
- the NUDT3 gene encoding nudix hydrolase homolog 3 (nudix hydrolase homolog 3 (NUDT3); FUNCTIONS IN: dipeptidyl-peptidase activity, hydrolase activity; INVOLVED IN: proteolysis; LOCATED IN: cytosol, vacuole; EXPRESSED IN: 23 plant structures; EXPRESSED DURING: 13 growth stages; CONTAINS InterPro DOMAIN/s: NUDIX hydrolase domain-like (InterPro:IPR015797), Peptidase M49, dipeptidyl-peptidase III (InterPro:IPR005317), NUDIX hydrolase domain (InterPro:IPR000086); Has 30201 Blast hits to 17322 proteins in 780 species: Archae - 12; Bacteria - 1396; Metazoa - 17338; Fungi - 3422; Plants - 5037; Viruses - 0; Other Eukaryotes - 2996 (source: NCBI BLink).), producing the protein MAEEHFDVLTKSGEKTGVSKPRGEVHRDGDYHRAVHVWIFVETTQQLLLQLRSDDKDSWPGQWDISSAGHISAGDTSLLSAQRELEEELGVKLPKDAFEKIFVFLQECVTNDGKFINNEFNDVYLVTILHPIPLEAFTLQKEEVSAVKYVPYEEYRNFLSKEDPAYVPYDVNGEYGKLFDIIRQRCQVNTEARSLSLQKQLQRYSPVTLEAKLTELSEADQKALGLIVKAAKIMDDIFYEQVWNSNPALRDWLKDHANASKLDKLKWDYFTINKSPWSSLDENEAFLSTADSAVKLLPGATKAIAGWKGLEYRAAFPVTKPPGANFYPPDMDKMEFTLWLNGLTEEQKHAATGFFSVIKRRSEANLDASDHLASSTKKLPDSNSDLYSIPYSEIYRPFLKKASEFLQKAGDLVSSPSLKKLLHSKAEAFLSNEYYESDIAWMDLDSKLDITIGPYETYEDEIFGYKATFETFIGIRDDKATADLKLFGDNLKLLEDNLPLESVYKSTDVSAAPIRVIQLIYNSGDVKGPQTVAYNLPNDEKIVKDRGTSMVMLKNVQEAKFEHILKPIAEITISKEQRGLVDFDSFFTHTICHECCHGIGPHTITLPGGQTSTVRKELQEVHSAMEEAKADIVGLWALKFLITKGLLSKSMVESMYVSFLAGCFRSIRFGLTEAHGKGQALQFNYLYEKGAFVFHEDSTFSVDFAKIEGAVESLSHEILTIQGKGDKNAATLLLNKYCTITGPLKTALENLERVKVPVDISPTFPLAEALMN; encoded by the exons ATGGCGGAGGAGCACTTCGACGTTCTGACTAAATCCGGTGAGAAGACCGGTGTGTCCAAACCCAG GGGAGAGGTTCACAGAGATGGAGATTACCATCGTGCTGTTCATGTCTGGATTTTTGTGGAGACTACTCAACAGCTACTTCTCCAACTTCGATCTGATGATAAAGATTCTTGGCCTGGTCAATGGGACATCTCTAGTGCTGGCCATATATCAGCTGGTGATACATCGCTTCTATCTGCACA GCGGGAGCTTGAGGAAGAGCTTGGCGTAAAACTCCCAAAGGATGCATTTGAAAAGATCTTCGTTTTTCTGCAGGAATG TGTCACAAACGATGGCAAATTCATAAATAATGAGTTCAATGATGTGTATCTTGTTACTATTCTGCATCCAATCCCATTAGAAGCCTTTACTCTTCAA AAAGAGGAAGTCTCTGCTGTAAAGTACGTACCTTACGAAGAATACAGAAACTTTCTGTCTAAGGAAGATCCTGCTTATGTGCCATATGATGTTAATGGAGAGTATGGAAAACTATTTGACATAATCAGACAGAG GTGCCAAGTGAACACTGAGGCCCGTAGTTTATCTCTGCAGAAGCAACTCCAGAGATATTCTCCAGTCACCCTCGAAGCCAAG TTGACAGAACTTTCTGAAGCAGATCAGAAAGCGTTGGGTCTAATTGTGAAGGCTGCAAAAATTATGGACGATATATTCTATGAGCAG GTTTGGAACAGCAATCCAGCCCTAAGAGATTGGCTGAAGGATCATGCCAATGCATCAAAACTGGACAAACTAAAATGGGATTACTTCACGATCAACAAAAGTCCATG GTCGTCTCTTGATGAAAATGAAGCATTCTTGAGTACTGCGGATTCAGCTGTAAAGTTGCTTCCTGGAGCAACAAAAGCCATAGCTGGCTGGAAGGGTCTTGAATATAGAGCAGCCTTTCCAGTGACTAAACCACCTGGTGCCAATTTCTATCCTCCCGATATGGATAAAATG GAGTTCACCTTATGGCTCAATGGCCTTACGGAAGAGCAAAAGCATGCTGCAACAGGATTTTTCAGTGTTATAAAAAGGCGAAGTGAAGCTAATTTAGATGCTTCTGATCATCTTGCCAGCAGCACAAAGAAGTTACCAGACTCTAATTCCGATCTGTATAGTATTCCTTATTCAGAGATATATCGACCTTTCCTCAAGAAAGCTTCTGAATTCTTGCAGAAAGCTGGGGACTTGGTCAGTTCGCCAAg TTTGAAGAAGCTACTGCACAGCAAAGCTGAAGCCTTCCTTTCAAATGAGTATTATGAGTCAGACATCGCATGGATGGACTTG GATTCAAAGTTAGATATTACCATTGGTCCATATGAGACGTACGAGGATGAAATCTTTGGGTATAAG GCTACATTTGAAACCTTCATCGGTATTCGAGATGATAAAGCCACAGCTGATCTGAAACTCTTTGGTGACAATCTAAAG CTATTGGAAGATAATCTCCCGCTTGAGAGTGTATACAAATCGACAGATGTATCTGCTGCTCCTATTCGGGTCATCCAGTTAATTTACAATTCCGGG GATGTGAAGGGTCCTCAGACTGTTGCTTACAATTTGCCAAACGATGAAAAAATCGTGAAGGATAGAGGAACATCAATGGTTATGCTCAAGAACGTCCAAGAGGCAAA gtTTGAACATATTTTAAAGCCTATAGCTGAAATCACCATCAGCAAGGAACAGAGAGGAttagttgattttgattctttcttcactCACACCATTTGCCATGAATGTTGCCATGGCATTGGTCCCCATACCATAACCCTTCCTGGTGGTCAAACCTCAACAGTGAGAAAG GAACTACAAGAAGTCCATTCTGCAATGGAAGAAGCAAAGGCAGATATAGTTGGTCTTTGGGCACTGAAGTTTCTCATCACTAAG GGGTTGCTTTCAAAGAGTATGGTGGAGAGTATGTATGTTTCGTTCCTAGCTGGTTGCTTTAGATCGATCCGGTTTGGTCTCACAGAAGCTCATGG GAAAGGGCAAGCCTTGCAATTCAactatttatatgaaaaaggaGCCTTCGTGTTCCACGAGGACTCTACATTCTCGGTTGATTTCGCTAAG ATCGAAGGTGCAGTTGAGAGCCTGAGCCATGAGATACTAACTATTCAAGGAAAAGGTGACAAAAACGCAGCAACATTGCTTCTAAATAAGTACTGCACTATCACCGGACCATTGAAAACCGCTCTGGAGAATCTCGAACGCGTTAAG GTACCGGTGGATATATCTCCGACATTTCCATTAGCAGAAGCATTGATGAACTGA
- the WRI4 gene encoding Integrase-type DNA-binding superfamily protein (Integrase-type DNA-binding superfamily protein; CONTAINS InterPro DOMAIN/s: DNA-binding, integrase-type (InterPro:IPR016177), Pathogenesis-related transcriptional factor/ERF, DNA-binding (InterPro:IPR001471); BEST Arabidopsis thaliana protein match is: ARIA-interacting double AP2 domain protein (TAIR:AT1G16060.1); Has 7501 Blast hits to 5104 proteins in 263 species: Archae - 0; Bacteria - 38; Metazoa - 0; Fungi - 0; Plants - 7383; Viruses - 2; Other Eukaryotes - 78 (source: NCBI BLink).): MAKVSGRSKKTIVDDEISDKTASASESASIALTSKRKRKSPPRNAPLQRSSPYRGVTRHRWTGRYEAHLWDKNSWNDTQTKKGRQVYLGAYDEEEAAARAYDLAALKYWGRDTLLNFPLPSYDEDVKEMEGQSKEEYIGSLRRKSSGFSRGVSKYRGVARHHHNGRWEARIGRVFGNKYLYLGTYATQEEAAIAYDIAAIEYRGLNAVTNFDVSRYLNPNAAADKADSDSKPIRSPSREPESSDDNKSPKSEEVIEPSTSPEVIPTRRSFPDDIQTYFGCQDSGKLATEEDVIFDCFNSYINPGFYNEFDYGP, encoded by the exons ATGGCAAAAGTCTCTGGGAGGAGCAAGAAAACAATCGTTGACGATGAAATCAGCGATAAAACAGCGTCTGCGTCTGAGTCTGCGTCCATTGCCTTAACATCCAAACGCAAACGTAAGTCGCCGCCTCGAAACGCTCCTCTTCAACGCAGCTCCCCTTACAGAGGCGTCACAAG GCATAGATGGACTGGGAGATACGAAGCGCATTTGTGGGATAAGAACAGCTGGAACGATACACAGACCAAGAAAGGACGTCAAG TTTATCTag GGGCTtacgacgaagaagaagcagcagcaCGTGCCTACGACTTAGCAGCATTGAAGTACTGGGGACGAGACACACTCTTGAACTTCCCT TTGCCGAGTTATGACGAAGACGTCAAAGAAATGGAAGGCCAATCCAAGGAAGAGTATATTGGATCATTGAGAAG AAAAAGTAGTGGATTTTCTCGCGGTGTATCAAAATACAGAGGCGTTGCAAG GCATCACCATAATGGGAGATGGGAAGCTAGAATTGGAAGGGTGTTTGGTAATAAATATCTATATCTTGGAACATACG CCACgcaagaagaagcagcaaTCGCCTACGACATCGCGGCAATAGAGTACCGTGGACTTAACGCCGTTACCAATTTCGACGTCAGCCGTtatctaaaccctaacgccGCCGCGGATAAAGCCGATTCCGATTCTAAGCCCATTCGAAGCCCTAGTCGCGAGCCCGAATCGTCGGATGATAACAAATCTCCGAAATCAGAGGAAGTAATCGAACCATCTACATCGCCGGAAGTGATTCCAACTCGCCGGAGCTTCCCCGACGATATCCAGACGTATTTTGGGTGTCAAGATTCCGGCAAGTTAGCGACTGAGGAAGACGTAATATTCGATTGTTTCAATTCTTATATAAATCCTGGCTTCTATAACGAGTTTGATTATGGACCTTAA